In Agrobacterium tumefaciens, the DNA window CATCTAGAGTTGCGTCATCAATCATGAGGACGCGCAGATGTTGGTTCATGTCATTACTTCTTCAAATAGCGCTTTGTATGCGAACGAACTGAACGAACTGTTCCGAATTCGCCACAAGATTTATGTAGAAGAAAAGCGATGGCGGGAGCCATCGCCTGACGGGATGGAACGTGACCAGTTCGATACCGAGCATGCTGTTCATCTCGTAGGAATCCAGGACGGGCGGATCATTGCGGGCTCAAGGCTTGTGCCGACCACGCAACCACACCTCCTCAGCGAGGTGTTCCCTCACCTTTGCACCCGCCCCGGCGTTCTTCGCCACGAACGTGTCGCTGAGTGGACCCGCGGCTTCGTTATCCCTGAATTTCGCGAAAAAGCCGGTGTGACAGTCAAGGCGCAGTTTTGCGCAGCCGTCATGGAATATTGCTTGAACCAGGGCATTGAGCAGATCGGCGGAATTCAGGAGATCTATTGGTTGCCCCTGTGGAAGCGGTTTGGTTGGCGGGTCACTGTGATCGGGGATGCTGCCGAAATCGACGGCGTCCTGTGTGTACCCGCATATTTCGAAGTCTCAGTCGAGGCCTTCGAAGGAGTTAAAAAGCGGGCCGTATTATCCCGAAGCAACCTCATCGAACGCGGCAACATTGTACCGTTCGTCCCGGTGCAGGCTCCCGCTTTTGACGCCTCGATACTTTCAACTTTTTAGCTCTGGAATGTGGAGACCCCTCCCCTGCCCTTCAAAGGGTAGGTATTATCGATACGACGGAACCGCGAGCAATGGATACAGCAGTCAAAAGGACACATCTGGGCGTCAGAGGCGGTCTGCAGGAAGC includes these proteins:
- a CDS encoding acyl-homoserine-lactone synthase codes for the protein MLVHVITSSNSALYANELNELFRIRHKIYVEEKRWREPSPDGMERDQFDTEHAVHLVGIQDGRIIAGSRLVPTTQPHLLSEVFPHLCTRPGVLRHERVAEWTRGFVIPEFREKAGVTVKAQFCAAVMEYCLNQGIEQIGGIQEIYWLPLWKRFGWRVTVIGDAAEIDGVLCVPAYFEVSVEAFEGVKKRAVLSRSNLIERGNIVPFVPVQAPAFDASILSTF